The genomic stretch TAAACAACACTCAAATCTTTTCAATAACACCATCCCAAATAGCCTTGGCCTTAAAGGAGCTCCAAAATGAAGGTATGAGGAATATAAACCCAtcagtgttttatgttttaataataGTGTACAGTGGTACCTAGATAAACGCATCAGCAACCCTATATCCGAATGTGCTTTCAAGTAAGACCTGTTTACCCAATCCCAAGTTTCTTAACTCCATCAGCATCATAGTCGAACTGTGTTTCTATGGTACTCTATATCAGAGAAGTAAGTCCCTTAATGAATTCAATTCCCAATTCCAATTCCTACCcatttttcataatttcttgtttatggtatTTCCAAAGCAAACAAGATGACATATAGAAGGCAAACCAAACCCATACCTTCACTGGCTCAGCAGCAGATCGCCTGCTCCTGAAACACAATCAAAAGAAAGGTAAAAGTAAGTGTTCATCGTCAACAGTAGATACTCCTACTACAAGTTAATTGAGCCGTATttactaaaatattaaaaaataagcataTTCTGATATGAGTTACATTCATCAATGAGTGAAATAGAGTTGTCTAAAATCTTGAATATTCTGATAATTCAGCCGTAGAAGGTGAAAAGGAAAACCTGTGTGGGGAAAAATCGTGATCATCATCTTCAGCAGAGTCGTAGTTGGCATGATCTAGGGCAATTCTCTTGGAGTAGCCTTCATCCCAGTACAGCCTCTCCCAGTTTTCTCTAAGCTCATGATACAACTCCATGTACTTCTTGCACCAAGGCTCGTGCTCCTTTATACAACAACAacttagaaaagaaagaaagaaagaaggttATGCCTTAGAAATGAGAGGAATTTGAGGACTCTGACCGATTCCTTGAGGACGAGGCGAGTGCGGCGCATGAACTGCTCCCGCAGCTGCTTGCGGCGCTTGTTAGGGATGTTGTCCCTGGGTATCACGAACCGCTCACGTGGAGGCACGTGATCACCGATCTCGTGCATCTCGCCGTCCACTATCCACCACTCCGACTTCTCCTCCCCCTTCTTCGCCAGGGACGGCGAACTGGGCCGCCGCCGC from Corylus avellana chromosome ca1, CavTom2PMs-1.0 encodes the following:
- the LOC132182294 gene encoding uncharacterized protein LOC132182294 isoform X1, whose product is MHQHRYSSTYRATTIPMLSFTKRVEAFAPCLRSAAQHLRWARTDAGPSPVRRRRRPSSPSLAKKGEEKSEWWIVDGEMHEIGDHVPPRERFVIPRDNIPNKRRKQLREQFMRRTRLVLKESEHEPWCKKYMELYHELRENWERLYWDEGYSKRIALDHANYDSAEDDDHDFSPHRSRRSAAEPVKDQGFKRSMQGDTREMVSQIRDKFEYDREKRMRDKAFAPMNGGNAYDVDDSNSWKQPLDAQRYFSQSESE
- the LOC132182294 gene encoding uncharacterized protein LOC132182294 isoform X2, which encodes MHQHRYSSTYRATTIPMLSFTKRVEAFAPCLRSAAQHLRWARTDAGPSPVRRRRRPSSPSLAKKGEEKSEWWIVDGEMHEIGDHVPPRERFVIPRDNIPNKRRKQLREQFMRRTRLVLKESEHEPWCKKYMELYHELRENWERLYWDEGYSKRIALDHANYDSAEDDDHDFSPHRSRRSAAEPVKGFKRSMQGDTREMVSQIRDKFEYDREKRMRDKAFAPMNGGNAYDVDDSNSWKQPLDAQRYFSQSESE